Genomic DNA from Edaphobacter lichenicola:
TGGGATCGTGCGTTCGGGACGCTTCAGTTCGGCACCGATCAGGCAGACGTTATAGTAACCGGCATAGTCGTAGACCGCTATCAGAGTCGCTGCACCCACGCCCTTCCAAAAAGCGCTATCTAGAACTGGATACCCACCGCCGATCTGCGCTCTGAGAGCAGATGGAATGTGCTCCGCTCCACCAATGATGATCCAGACGATTGTTCCGACGACTAGTATCCAGAGACCAATCGAGATCGCGCTGATGGTAGTGATCCTGCGATAGAGCAACACGACGTTGATAAGACAGACCGCCATCGCCAGCGCGCAAAGACCCGCATCGTGAACGGACGGTCTGAGGTAATGAAAATACTGTGAGAAGCCTACTGCGCCCGAGGCGATAAGAAGCGGCGCAGTAAGTACAGAGGACCAAAGAACAAGAAAGCTTGCTGCCCTGCCATAAGTCTGGGCTCCAAATGCATGTCGCAAATAAAAGTAAGGGCCGCCAGAGTAAGGCATGGCAGATCCTAACTCTGCCCATACAAGACCATCGCACAATGAAATTGCCGCACCTAGAATCCAGGCCAGCAAAACCTTTGAACCATGCACTGCGACCAGGATAAGAGGAATACTCAGAAAGGGTCCCACGCCTATCATGTTGAGCATGTTGGAGGTGCAGGCTCCGAAGATCCCCATCCGGCGATCTAAATCCTCCTCTACAACCGCTAGATCGACCTGCATCAGAGGCTCCGGGTCACCATGGATGATACAGACGAGTATCGGGCAGTAGAGATTCTTTGTCAATAGTCGTTAATAAGTTTCCAAAGTCATTTGCAGTTTGAGGAGCGATTACGACAAAGAGCGAACAGGGATTAGCCTATGACGTAATTCATTCAGTCCTTTAGGAGTCGAAGTCATCCTCGTGTAGCCCGGCGTCTCGAAAGACTACTCGGGCACTCTCAGCAATTCTGGAGAACCCCCTCCTAGCACAGGCTTTTCCAAACCGCGAACAACAGCTCCCATCTTTCCCTGCAGGTCAAACACTACAATCTCATTCCGGCCCTTCCTCAGCCATGGGCTGGGAGCATACAACGTCTTCTGCGGTCCGATATTCCATATCCTGCCAAGCGCCTGTCCATTCAGCCATAGCTCGCCCTTCGTAAACTCGCTGGTGTCCAAAAATGTGTCTGCCACCCCAGCCAACTCGAAGGAACCACGATAGAAGCACGCGCCGTCACAAGGCTTCGTGGAATAGTGAAGATTATCTACCGCCGTCATACGAAGCGAGAATATCTCCCATCCAAAAAGCGGTCTTCCAGCCAGCGTCACCTGCTTCGTAATACCGGCTCGCTCTCCACCAATCATGCGACCGAAGTTTACACGCCCTGTATTCTCCACCAGAATATCGAGCTGAGCGTTTTTCTTCGTAGCTGGAAGAGAGAGCCGGTCCTGCTTCAGTCTGCGATCGAGCGTACCCACCAGTTTTTCATCCAGATAAACCTGCGCGTAGCTATGCAGTTGATCGAGCACCAAATCGGCCCCGGTAGCAGCCTTCAGATGAGTGCGATAAAGAATGTACCCATACGCTTGGTCCACGTCCTCCATGCTCAACACCTCTTCCGAATGAATCGGTGCCGGCAGGTTCTTCCACAATGAAGCCGATTGCGCCAACGTCACCGAAGGAACGCCGATCGTCGCAGCTACCTCCGGCACGGGAGGCGGAGTAACGCCGGCGGCCCCCGCAATTACATCGCGAAACGCAAAATACTTCGCAGTTGGCCGCCCACTCTCGTCCAGAACTGAGTCGTAGTCATAGCTCGTCACATCCGGCTCATAGACTCCCCCGTCGATATTCGCTCCATTCATCCAGCCAAAGCTAGTCCCACCGTGAAACATGTAGATGCTCACCGAATACCCCTGCCGCAGGATCCAGTCCAGGTTCGTTGCTTGATCCTTGGTACTGGTGTCCGCGTGCTTGCCGCCCCAGTGATCGAACCACCCCGCCCAATACTCGCTATTGAAAAGCAACCCATCCGGCCGAAACTTCTTCAGAGTCGCAAAAGAATTCTGCGCCGAGCCAACACCATCGCCGCCAAAGTTAATTCCAACCGGAAGCTCCGGCAGCGACCCATCCGGCACCTCTTCCGGCCCATCCGCTGTATAAAGCTGTGACTTCGTAAACCCGGCGTCCACCAATGCTTTACGCATCTGCTCCATGTACGCGTGGTCCTTGCCGTAGGAGCCATACTCATTCTCAACTTGCGTCAAGATGATCGGGCCGCCATTACCAATCTGCAGCGGGGCCAGCTCCTGTCCCAGTCTCGTAATCCATTGCGTCGCCGGTCCTATGAACTTCGGATCGCTGCTCCGCACCACGATGCTGTGATCCTTCAACAACCAGGACGGATAACCACCCCACTCCCACTCCGCGCAGACATAAGGTCCTGGCCGCAGGATCACATACAATCCCTCCTGCTGCGCCTCTCGTACAAACTCGGCAACGTCGTTGTTCCCCGAAAAATCGTAGACCCCAGGCTTCGGCTCATGCTCGTTCCAGAAGACATAGGTCGTAATTGTGTTCAGCCCCATCGCCTTTGCCATTCTGAGGCGAGCTCGCCAGTAGGCTTGCGGAATCCGAGGATAGTGTATCTCGCCCGAGATAACACGAAACGGCTTCCCGTCCAGAACAAAGTGGTCGCCCTGCACCTCAAACGTATGTCCCTCCTCATGGGGGGTGGCCGGTACTTGTGCGCCAGCGTAGAAGGCCGTGGTCAGACAACAGCCTACGAATAAGGAAACCATCTTGAGATACGCGAACATTCAATCTCCTTAAAATCCTGCTTTGCTATGGCTGTTCTGCCTCATCACGCTCGCAGACCGCGATGAGGCGGAGAAGGCTACTTCGGCTGGAGATCAAGTGTCAGCACTTCAAAGGGCCCGAGGTCGAACTGGTGCGGAGTGCGAGCGCTCAAGCTGAGTGCAGCCTTCCCCTCGTCAGACTTCCAAGGACTCTTGGCCGAGTAAGATTCAGACGCACCCGCCGGCAACTCCAGCGCCTTGCGAAGGTCGATCGTGATGCTCTGTGGTTTATCGGATGGATTCCGCAGAACCAGAATACTCTTCTTCGGCGACCACGAAGCCCAGCCATAAACATTCAGCCAGTTTGGATCGCCGCCAACCCAGTGTGTATCTTTCAACACATCCGAGTTGTGGCGCGACCACTTTGCTGCCTCCGCCAGTACGTCCCAATTGCTCGTGGTCAACAAGGACGGTGTAATGTAGAGCTCCTGCAGTTGAGTTCCCGTTCCAAAGTAGTCATGCACCTCGTTGGTAAAGTCGTTGCCCGGATCTGTGTTCAGAAATCTCTCTTCCTTCGCGAAGATAATCCCATGCAGCATTAGCGAATTCAGTGGATAGAGCGGCCCCCGCGACACAATATGGGCGTAGGTGTCCGCATCGCGATAGGTAATCCAGCGCTCGCGATTGCTTCCAACCCCGGCATAG
This window encodes:
- a CDS encoding APC family permease; this translates as MQVDLAVVEEDLDRRMGIFGACTSNMLNMIGVGPFLSIPLILVAVHGSKVLLAWILGAAISLCDGLVWAELGSAMPYSGGPYFYLRHAFGAQTYGRAASFLVLWSSVLTAPLLIASGAVGFSQYFHYLRPSVHDAGLCALAMAVCLINVVLLYRRITTISAISIGLWILVVGTIVWIIIGGAEHIPSALRAQIGGGYPVLDSAFWKGVGAATLIAVYDYAGYYNVCLIGAELKRPERTIPYSIIVSILMVAILYIAMNLAILGVLPVQQSMHSSAIVADFMQTVYGAKSARVADVLILVASFASVFAILLGYSRIPFAAAKQGEFFSIFAKLHPTKDFPHISLVILGVLSACACMLSLSTLISLVIVIQAMIQFLAQCVAVVLLRRRHTEEDNSTFLMPLYPLPVVIAFVGWLLVLISTGARDILIAFAMTLIGVAAFLYKSRQEQRWPFEII
- a CDS encoding glycoside hydrolase family 35 protein; the protein is MFAYLKMVSLFVGCCLTTAFYAGAQVPATPHEEGHTFEVQGDHFVLDGKPFRVISGEIHYPRIPQAYWRARLRMAKAMGLNTITTYVFWNEHEPKPGVYDFSGNNDVAEFVREAQQEGLYVILRPGPYVCAEWEWGGYPSWLLKDHSIVVRSSDPKFIGPATQWITRLGQELAPLQIGNGGPIILTQVENEYGSYGKDHAYMEQMRKALVDAGFTKSQLYTADGPEEVPDGSLPELPVGINFGGDGVGSAQNSFATLKKFRPDGLLFNSEYWAGWFDHWGGKHADTSTKDQATNLDWILRQGYSVSIYMFHGGTSFGWMNGANIDGGVYEPDVTSYDYDSVLDESGRPTAKYFAFRDVIAGAAGVTPPPVPEVAATIGVPSVTLAQSASLWKNLPAPIHSEEVLSMEDVDQAYGYILYRTHLKAATGADLVLDQLHSYAQVYLDEKLVGTLDRRLKQDRLSLPATKKNAQLDILVENTGRVNFGRMIGGERAGITKQVTLAGRPLFGWEIFSLRMTAVDNLHYSTKPCDGACFYRGSFELAGVADTFLDTSEFTKGELWLNGQALGRIWNIGPQKTLYAPSPWLRKGRNEIVVFDLQGKMGAVVRGLEKPVLGGGSPELLRVPE